The Naumovozyma dairenensis CBS 421 chromosome 11, complete genome genome includes a window with the following:
- the ACO2 gene encoding aconitate hydratase ACO2 (similar to Saccharomyces cerevisiae ACO2 (YJL200C); ancestral locus Anc_1.135) — translation MLSRNARVAIRRSMATHATSQKFSSIIPESLRSRTPPYAKLLANLAKVKQLTNNAPLTLAEKILYSHLCDPEESITSPNLADLRGAKYLKLNPDRVAMQDASAQMALLQFMTTGLPQTSVPASIHCDHLIVGKDGEAKDLPSSIENNKEVFDFLESCGKKYGIQFWGPGSGIIHQIVLENFSAPGLMMLGTDSHTPNAGGLGAIAIGVGGADAVDALTATPWELKAPKILGVHLTGKLNGWSAPKDVITKLAGMLTVRGGTGYIVEYFGEGVKNLSCTGMATICNMGAEIGATTSTFPYQEAHKRYLNATGRAPVAQAADIALNQYGFLKADPEAQYDKVIELNLSELEPHVNGPYTPDLSTPISKYAETSLKENWPQKICVGLIGSCTNSSYQDMSRVVDLVTQAAKVGLKPRIPFFVTPGSEQIRATLERDGIIKIFKDNGAKVLANACGPCIGQWDREDVPKATNEINSIFTSYNRNFRARNDGNRNTMNFLTSPEIVTAMIYSGNAQFNPMTDSIKLDNGELFKFQPPTGEELPSKGFEHGRDEFYPELEPTANADVEVKVSPISDRLQLLAPFKPWNGKELKTNVLLKVEGKCTTDHISAAGVWLKYKGHLENISYNTLIGAQNKETGEVNRAYDIDGKGYDIPELMIKWKNEGKPWTVIAEHNYGEGSAREHAALSPRFLGGEIILVKSFARIHETNLKKQGMLPLTFANEADYDKVTAGDVLETVGLIDLVAKDGNNGGFLDVKVTKPSGESFIIKTKHTMSKDQINFFKAGSAINYIGSIRRAEKAATK, via the coding sequence ATGCTTTCTAGAAACGCAAGGGTCGCGATCAGAAGATCCATGGCTACACATGCCACATCTCAAAAATTCTCATCAATAATACCAGAATCCTTAAGATCACGTACTCCACCATACGCGAAATTATTAGCAAACCTAGCCAAAGTGAAGCAATTAACAAACAATGCTCCATTAACATTAGCTGAAAAAATCCTATATTCACATTTATGTGACCCTGAAGAATCAATCACATCACCAAACTTGGCAGATTTGCGTGGTGCCAAATATTTAAAGCTAAACCCTGATCGTGTCGCTATGCAAGATGCTTCAGCTCAAATGGCATTATTACAATTCATGACCACAGGTCTACCACAAACCTCAGTCCCCGCATCTATCCATTGTGATCATTTGATCGTCGGTAAAGACGGTGAGGCTAAAGATTTACCATCCTCCattgaaaacaacaaagaaGTCTTTGATTTCTTGGAAAGTTGTGGTAAGAAATACGGTATCCAATTTTGGGGCCCAGGTTCAGGTATCATTCATCAAATTGTATTGGAAAACTTTTCTGCCCCTGGGTTAATGATGTTAGGTACTGATTCTCATACTCCTAATGCAGGTGGGTTAGGTGCCATCGCTATCGGTGTCGGAGGTGCTGACGCTGTGGATGCATTGACTGCTACTCCATGGGAATTGAAAGCTCCAAAAATTCTGGGTGTACATTTAACTGGTAAGTTGAATGGTTGGTCCGCTCCAAAGGATGTTATCACCAAATTAGCAGGTATGTTAACCGTGAGAGGTGGTACTGGGTACATTGTAGAATATTTCGGTGAAGGTGTCAAGAATTTATCTTGTACTGGTATGGCTACCATTTGTAATATGGGTGCTGAAATCGGTGCTACTACTTCCACTTTTCCATATCAAGAAGCTCATAAACGTTACTTGAATGCCACGGGAAGAGCTCCAGTTGCTCAAGCTGCTGACATCGCGCTAAATCAATACGGATTCTTGAAAGCTGATCCAGAAGCTCAATATGATAAAgttattgaattaaatcTTTCTGAGTTGGAACCTCATGTTAATGGTCCTTATACTCCAGATTTATCTAcaccaatttcaaaatatgcTGAAACAagtttgaaagaaaattggCCACAAAAGATTTGTGTTGGTTTAATTGGGTCTTGCacaaattcatcatatcAAGATATGAGTCGTGTCGTTGATTTAGTTACTCAAGCTGCTAAAGTTGGTTTGAAACCACGTATACCATTCTTTGTCACTCCAGGTTCTGAACAAATTAGAGCTACTCTAGAGAGAGATGGTATCATTAAgattttcaaagataatGGTGCTAAAGTTTTGGCAAACGCTTGTGGTCCATGTATTGGTCAATGGGATAGAGAAGATGTTCCAAAGGCAactaatgaaattaattccATTTTTACTTCATATAACAGAAATTTTAGAGCAAGAAATGATGGTAATAGAAATACAATGAACTTTTTGACTTCTCCAGAAATTGTTACCGCTATGATTTATTCAGGTAACGCTCAATTTAATCCAATGACTGATTCCATTAAATTAGATAACGGTGAATTGTTTAAATTCCAACCTCCAACTGGTGAAGAATTACCATCAAAGGGATTCGAACATGGTAGAGATGAATTTTATCCCGAATTAGAACCAACTGCAAACGCAGATGTTGAAGTTAAAGTCTCTCCAATCTCTGATCGTTTACAATTGTTAGCTCCTTTTAAACCTTGGAATggtaaagaattgaagaCTAACGTTCTATTAAAAGTCGAAGGAAAATGTACCACTGATCATATCTCTGCCGCTGGTGTTTGGTTGAAATATAAAGGtcatttagaaaatatCTCTTACAATACTTTAATTGGCGCTCAAAACAAAGAAACTGGTGAAGTTAACAGAGCTTATGATATTGATGGTAAGGGTTATGATATCCCGGAATTAATGATTAAATGGAAAAACGAAGGTAAACCATGGACTGTCATTGCTGAACATAATTACGGTGAAGGTTCTGCTAGAGAACATGCTGCTTTATCTCCAAGATTCCTAGGTGGTGAAATCATTCTTGTTAAATCATTTGCTAGAATCCATGAAACtaatttgaagaaacaagGTATGTTACCTCTAACTTTTGCTAATGAAGCTGATTACGATAAAGTTACTGCTGGGGATGTCTTGGAAACTGTAGGTTTAATTGACTTAGTCGCTAAAGATGGTAACAATGGAGGTTTCTTAGACGTTAAAGTCACTAAACCATCAGGTGAATCATTCATAATTAAGACTAAACATACTATGTCTAAGGATcaaattaatttctttaaagcTGGTTCTGCTATCAACTATATCGGTAGTATACGAAGAGCTGAAAAGGCTGCTACTAAATAA
- the ECM25 gene encoding Ecm25p (similar to Saccharomyces cerevisiae ECM25 (YJL201W); ancestral locus Anc_1.133): MININTNNIFFKSYSIDPITGHSIYVFDSTYLPSPEEIGDKQVYDLLIDELMDRLITTLPSSPYSLVVFSSGFSAKKISWVYGIKMFSKIPREARIYLQKTYIVHESFFIRTVYQVLSNAMSINFLKGPSNKDLELIPTVDPESIEQNNNLSPNASIVHVPDLTALSRMIDITRLRISLNVYLHDYEITDYIDVPQSYFERLTSLGNRQYRQLIFDKIFKRLKIDSVKNELVFQKPGSYKKVNIFLDIIERNNYIDLSQWDIYSLASVFTYFLKQKSKPLIPVPLIPLPISDDFDYTYKTFQTIILYNNYYDLIMTIFPLFINILNHSEITRHDLKSLSKCLAPTLCQERVSMKNDDTLVIGARFIRNLLEMYDKIHSLSKMNKLHIQDVDLLLQSPSPKPREGRTNRTVSATGGTRIISQQSTSIPSLPPSLPKPRKLSPTKYDTNSSRSSSPVKSRTAMQNRSLNSKSSIPSISTVLTKTNTPSSSTSDSTPNLELTNETIPSLNSKASNVSLRSFGKPPLLSSKASNVSLRSDEIISPSSPILRSKVSNISLRINSDSSSTSNSNETPTLLKDINEPHPHPTNNVTEMVTDNESYDWRRNAKERRPWNDDMILKIELDDKFQKFDRELQKKRNNLVKLNHLKTTKFSNEGFSGLQTENKVSKLAALYEERLQGLQLMNEIKRNEGL, translated from the coding sequence ATGATAAACATTAATACAAATAACATCTTTTTtaaatcatattcaataGACCCAATTACTGGTCATTCTATTTATGTTTTTGATTCCACTTACCTACCTTCTCCAGAGGAAATTGGAGATAAACAGGTTTATGATCTTTTGATTGACGAATTGATGGATAGACTTATCACTACTTTACCCTCATCACCGTATTCACTAGTGGTATTTTCCTCTGGATTTTCAGCTAAGAAAATTAGTTGGGTTTACGGTATCAAAATGTTCTCTAAGATCCCGAGAGAAGCAAGGATCTACTTACAAAAGACTTATATTGTCCATGAATCCTTTTTCATAAGAACAGTGTATCAGGTACTTTCCAATGCCATGAgtataaattttttgaaaggCCCTTCTAATAAGGATCTTGAGCTTATCCCCACAGTTGATCCAGAATCAATAGagcaaaataataatctttctCCAAATGCATCTATAGTCCACGTCCCGGATTTAACTGCATTGTCGAGAATGATAGATATCACAAGACTACGTATATCGCTTAATGTATATTTGCATGATTACGAAATAACTGATTACATTGATGTACCTCAGAGTTATTTTGAAAGGTTAACATCATTAGGAAACAGACAGTATAGGCAATTAATCTTCGataaaatcttcaaaagaTTAAAGATAGATTCCGTTAAGAACGAGTTAGTTTTCCAAAAACCAGGTTCTTACAAAAAAGTAAACATATTCcttgatattattgaacGGAACAATTACATTGACTTGTCACAATGGgatatttattcattgGCATCAGTTTTTACATACTTTTTAAAACAAAAGAGTAAGCCGTTAATACCCGTACCTTTAATCCCTTTACCAATTAGCGATGACTTCGATTATACATATAAGACTTTCCAAACAATTATTttgtataataattattacgatttaataatgacaatTTTCCCCCTGTTTATTAACATTTTAAACCATTCAGAGATAACAAGACATGACCTTAAATCATTAAGCAAATGTTTGGCACCTACGCTATGTCAGGAGAGagtttcaatgaaaaatgatgatacttTAGTTATCGGTGcaagatttattagaaaTTTACTGGAAATGTACGATAAGATCCATTCactttccaaaatgaaCAAACTTCATATTCAAGATGTGGACCTACTCTTACAGAGTCCATCACCAAAACCAAGGGAGGGTAGAACTAATAGAACAGTATCTGCAACTGGTGGGACGAGGATCATATCTCAACAATCCACGTCTATCCCATCACTACCACCGTCTTTGCCTAAACCACGGAAATTAAGCCCGACTAAATATGATACCAATTCGAGTCGTAGTTCTAGTCCAGTTAAAAGCAGAACAGCAATGCAAAACCGAAGtctaaattcaaaatcttcaatacCCTCCATATCCACAGTACTTACAAAAACGAATACTCCTTCAAGCTCCACTTCAGATTCAACTCCAAATCTTGAATTAACAAATGAAACGATACCATCATTAAATTCGAAAGCTTCAAATGTATCATTACGTTCCTTCGGGAAACCACCATTATTAAGCTCCAAGGCTTCAAATGTATCTTTACGTTCAGATGAAATCATTTCACCATCATCACCAATTTTGAGATCCAAAGTATCAAATATATCTCTGCGGATAAATAgtgattcatcatcaacttcCAATAGTAATGAAACCCCTACATTACTGAAGGATATCAATGAGCCACATCCACATCCAACAAATAATGTTACGGAGATGGTAACAGATAACGAATCCTATGATTGGAGGCGCAATGCTAAGGAAAGAAGACCATGGaatgatgatatgataCTTAAGATTGAGCTAGATgataaattccaaaaatttgatagagaattacaaaagaaaaggaataATTTAGTTAAACTTAACCATTTGAAAACGactaaattttcaaatgaaGGATTTTCTGGATTGCAAACTGAGAATAAAGTTAGTAAATTAGCAGCACTATATGAGGAAAGATTACAAGGTTTacaattaatgaatgaaatcaaaagaaaCGAAGGTCTTTGA
- the NDAI0K02950 gene encoding serine/threonine dehydratase family protein: MSFIYNKTPLLRQTFDSAKIGPRIFLKYENLQPSGSFKSRGIGCLILQHINKLKQDGNKTAHVFSSSGGNAGLAAATASRSLQVPCTVVVPKSTKERMVNKIRKTGASVLIKGDHWKEADDFLRKSMKEMDNTQEQPIYVHPFDDPVIWEGHSTIIDEIVQTLQTEKISIEKVKGIICSVGGGGLFNGIIKGLERHNLAQSIPVIAVETKGCDVLNKSLKNGTPVQLPKITSVATSLGSTYISSTAFENAMKYNSRSITLNDKDVLETCLKYNDDFSMTLEPACGASVHLAYNPGIVESALGTALSNHDIVIVVLCGGSSCTLHDLESLNSKLV, from the coding sequence ATGTCTTTTATATACAATAAAACACCGCTATTACGTCAAACATTTGATAGTGCTAAGATTGGTCCGAGGATATTCTTGAAATATGAAAATCTTCAACCCAGCGGAAGCTTCAAAAGTAGAGGTATTGGCTGCTTAATTCTGCAacatattaataaattaaaacaagATGGGAATAAAACTGCACATGTGTTTTCTAGTTCTGGTGGAAATGCTGGTCTTGCTGCCGCTACAGCCTCTCGAAGCTTACAAGTTCCCTGTACAGTCGTTGTCCCAAAGTCGACGAAGGAGAGAATGGTCAATAAGATCAGAAAAACAGGTGCTTCTGTTCTTATTAAGGGTGATCATTGGAAAGAAGCAGATGATTTCTTAAGAAAATCCATGAAGGAAATGGACAATACTCAAGAGCAACCAATTTATGTTCATCCTTTTGATGACCCGGTTATTTGGGAAGGTCATTCAACTATTATCGATGAAATTGTCCAAACATTACAGACTGAAAAGATTTCCATTGAAAAAGTGAAGGGTATTATATGTAGTGTCGGTGGTGGTGGCCTTTTTAATGGTATTATTAAGGGTTTAGAAAGACATAATTTAGCCCAATCTATTCCAGTTATTGCCGTTGAAACCAAAGGATGTGACGTacttaataaatctttaaagaaCGGAACCCCTGTGCAGCTGCCAAAGATTACTAGTGTGGCCACTTCACTGGGTTCAACGTACATTAGTTCAACTGCTTTTGAAAATGCtatgaaatataattcTCGCTCTATTACTCTTAATGATAAGGATGTTCTGGAGACTTGCTTGAAATATAACGATGATTTCAGTATGACTTTAGAACCGGCCTGTGGGGCATCTGTTCATTTAGCTTATAATCCAGGCATTGTTGAATCAGCTTTAGGGACAGCGTTAAGTAACCATGATATTGTGATAGTGGTTCTATGTGGAGGTTCTTCATGTACTCTCCATGATTTAGAatctttgaattcaaaGCTGGTGTAG
- the NDAI0K02960 gene encoding uncharacterized protein, which produces MDFSNSEPSETIITGVQQVTQLFQIRRAVRKLHESIKVLSENSISEEDLNRINAAGDSEVGKIITNDNAIRYFSNNKNLMELKKLDTQIKCNLQLPLSLALSCSPPIINGQLKLNFAGLGEATSTPEKQHLYFDRLTALGEVWLTSILTNVLFKQFPLIDSKSLTSKVNEILKNKNTRFWINGVNSLKFFELGTTTNYPLVFKQYIGSLIIDNNGSPPPDVTEWIESLYEDPQAPTYKTNKALLEEKLLPNPLCLELKYSKISDTPPLIIKLDFGKEELSLGSGDTFIDAEENAALNAIQKLYLLQSKGFQGNTKRLKPTEGKITFKKRSLDDMEKDSMTDQERNIALYTASNNFDKARKLMKMAKETPEGSDRPGKSNNTALGETDNGDGLTNANHPINESSSKLETNGESKQGTLDKSFKEELYALLGKRYYKPHYRTRKTKSGLFHSICYVKGKKNTD; this is translated from the coding sequence ATGGATTTCTCAAACAGCGAGCCTTCGGAGACCATCATCACTGGCGTTCAACAAGTGACCCAACTATTCCAAATACGGCGAGCCGTTCGTAAATTACATGAATCAATCAAAGTTTTATCTGAAAATTCTATATCTGAGGAGGACCTGAATCGTATCAACGCTGCTGGGGATAGTGAAGtaggaaaaataatcaCAAACGATAATGCCATACGTTACTTCTCAAATAACAAGAACTTGATGGagttaaagaaattagacACGCAAATAAAATGCAATCTTCAATTACCCTTATCTTTGGCATTATCGTGTTCACCACCCATCATTAATGGgcaattgaaattaaattttgcAGGGTTAGGAGAAGCAACGAGTACACCTGAAAAGCAacatttatattttgatcGATTAACAGCACTAGGTGAAGTGTGGCTAACTTCTATTCTTACCAATGTTCTATTCAAGCAATTCCCGCTTATTGATTCAAAAAGTCTTACCAGTAAAGtaaatgaaatattgaaaaataaaaatacaagaTTCTGGATAAATGGCGTAAACTCCCTAAAATTTTTTGAACTGGGCACTACAACCAACTATCCTTTGGTATTCAAACAATATATTGGTTCATTGATAATTGACAACAATGGCTCACCTCCACCAGACGTAACTGAATGGATAGAATCTTTGTATGAAGATCCCCAAGCCCCGACCTATAAAACTAATAAAGCTCttttggaagaaaaattacttCCGAATCCATTATGTCTAGAACTCAAATATTCGAAAATATCTGATACTCCTCCCCTTATTATTAAGCTTGACTTCGGGAAAGAGGAACTTTCTCTTGGTTCAGGAGATACTTTTATTGACGCTGAAGAGAATGCTGCTTTAAATGCGATCCAAAAATTATACTTACTACAATCTAAAGGTTTTCAGGGAAACACAAAAAGATTAAAACCAACCGAAGGAAAAATAACTTTTAAGAAGAGATCCCTAGATGATATGGAGAAAGATTCTATGACCGATCAAGAAAGGAATATTGCACTTTACACGGCATCAAACAACTTTGATAAGGCAAgaaaattgatgaaaatggcAAAAGAAACACCTGAAGGTTCCGACAGACCTGGCAAAAGCAACAATACAGCGCTTGGGGAGACAGATAATGGTGATGGCCTCACGAATGCGAACCATCCAATAAATGAGTCCTCTTCAAAACTTGAGACAAATGGTGAATCGAAGCAAGGAACACTTGATAAGAGTTTCAAAGAGGAATTATATGCCCTTCTTGGTAAGAGATATTATAAACCGCATTATAGAACTAGGAAAACGAAATCAGGGCTATTCCATTCCATATGTTATGTCAAAggcaaaaaaaatacagaCTAA
- the NDAI0K02970 gene encoding sugar porter family MFS transporter codes for MSEAAENSSAQLETPVEPTVSNSGSQSNMSAPSVKDAKDELNDFDVDQQPVLEIPIKPASAYVTISIFCTMIGFGGFISGWDTGTIGGFLAHPDYLRRFGSKHHDGSYYFSNVRTGLVVSIFNIGGLIGCLTLGDLANRIGRKMALVAVVIIFIIGLIIQIASIDKWYQYFIGRIISGMGVGAISIFSPMLLSEVAPKHLRGTLGSMYQLMVTFGIFLGDCTNYGTKAYDNSVQWRVPLGLSFAWCLFMIAAMFFVPESPRYLMEVGKVEEAKASIATSNKVSVEDPGVQAEIDLITAGIEAEKAAGSASWMELFSRKGKVFPRLFMCCMLQTLQQLTGCNYFFYYGTVVFQAVGLKDSYETSIVFGIVNFASTFVAFYVVDRFGRRRCLMWGAAAMVACYVVYASVGVTRLHPHGDDGPTSKGAGNCMIVFSCFFIFCFACTWAPIAWIIVSETFPLRIKPKGMALANGCNWFWNFLISFFTPFITGAINFYYGYVFMGCMVFAYGYVFFFVPETKGLTLEEVNEMWEEGILPWKSPNWVPSAKRDASMDMEALQHDDKPMYKRMFSRN; via the coding sequence aTGTCTGAAGCTGCAGAAAATTCTTCTGCTCAATTAGAAACTCCAGTGGAACCCACTGTTTCCAACTCCGGTTCCCAATCTAACATGTCTGCCCCTTCAGTCAAAGATGCTAAGGACGAATTGAATGACTTTGACGTCGACCAACAACCTGTCCTTGAAATTCCAATCAAACCTGCTTCCGCTTATGTTActatttccattttctgTACTATGATCGGTTTTGGTGGTTTTATTTCTGGTTGGGATACTGGTACCATTGGTGGTTTCTTAGCTCATCCAGATTATTTACGTAGATTCGGTTCCAAACATCATGACGGTAGTTACTATTTCTCTAATGTCAGAACTGGTTTAGTCGTttctattttcaatattggtGGTTTAATTGGTTGTTTGACTTTAGGTGACTTAGCTAACAGAATCGGTCGTAAGATGGCTTTAGTTGCTGttgtcattattttcattatcggtttaattattcaaattgcTTCTATCGACAAATGGtatcaatattttattgGTAGAATTATCTCCGGTATGGGTGTTGGTGctatttctattttctCCCCAATGTTACTATCTGAAGTTGCTCCAAAACATTTAAGAGGTACCCTAGGTTCCATGTATCAATTAATGGTTACTTTCGGTATTTTCTTAGGTGATTGTACTAACTATGGTACTAAAGCGTATGATAACTCTGTCCAATGGAGAGTTCCATTAGGTTTATCATTTGCTTGGTGTTTGTTCATGATCGCTGCCATGTTCTTCGTTCCAGAATCTCCACGTTACTTGATGGAGGTTGGTAAAGTTGAAGAAGCTAAGGCATCTATTGCTACTTCTAATAAAGTTTCTGTTGAAGATCCAGGTGTTCAAGctgaaattgatttaattacTGCTGGTATTGAAGCTGAAAAAGCTGCTGGTAGTGCTTCATGGATGGAATTATTTTCGAGAAAAGGTAAGGTTTTCCCAAGATTATTTATGTGTTGTATGTTACAAACTTTACAACAATTGACTGGTTGTAACTATTTCTTCTACTATGGTACGGTTGTTTTCCAAGCTGTCGGTTTAAAGGATTCTTATGAGACCTCTATTGTTTTCGGTATTGTCAATTTTGCTTCCACTTTCGTTGCCTTTTACGTCGTTGATAGATTTGGTCGTCGTAGATGTCTAATGTGGGGTGCTGCTGCTATGGTTGCTTGTTACGTTGTTTATGCTTCTGTTGGTGTCACTCGTTTACATCCTCATGGTGACGATGGTCCAACATCCAAGGGTGCTGGTAACTGTATGATTGTCTTCTCatgtttctttattttctgttTCGCTTGTACTTGGGCACCAATTGCCTGGATTATTGTCTCTGAAACTTTCCCATTGAGAATTAAACCAAAGGGTATGGCTCTTGCAAATGGTTGTAACTGGTTCTggaatttcttaatttctttcttcacTCCATTTATTACCGGTGCTATTAACTTTTACTACGGTTACGTCTTTATGGGTTGTATGGTCTTTGCTTACGGttatgttttcttcttcgttCCAGAAACTAAGGGTTTAACCTTAGAAGAAGTTAATGAAATGTGGGAAGAAGGTATTTTACCATGGAAATCACCAAACTGGGTCCCATCCGCCAAGAGAGATGCATCCATGGACATGGAAGCTTTACAACATGACGACAAGCCAATGTACAAGAGAATGTTCAGTAGAAACTAA